One stretch of Centroberyx gerrardi isolate f3 chromosome 13, fCenGer3.hap1.cur.20231027, whole genome shotgun sequence DNA includes these proteins:
- the slc39a6 gene encoding zinc transporter ZIP6, whose amino-acid sequence MDKGKRGAVPSLLLLFALCFPCCDGAGGAECSPAAAEAANTGVELLSAVVDTQRAEKSQRQHLEALFNRYGENGTISLAGLKRLLQSVGLDRIRSVMVQHHEQPGEESTDDHHHHHHHHHHHHHHDDNNNTRHQKHTHAEPSEARKFPKTPKVPKEQDGTLGKKGENSDGHHNLKNKKTTAAAQELGTTPTYSTRLMVKRHDSGADAGPTRPEVTGASATRLAGKELDTEGQTQPPALSQEGHHDHDHDHDHDHDHDHDHEHIDQDLHHNRSQDHLLENAECLNASTILSSHGMSQEGALTLGDFSYLCPALLNQIDAGACLLHGDAPEHGGRDHKHHKHGHGHHGNHDHSDHDHGEHFSGESSKNITIAWVGGFVSITVISLLSLLGVVLIPLMNRVFFKFLLSFLVALAVGTLSGDAFLHLIPHSQGGHHHHHEDSGIEPAGHHFHEEGEENLDGVWKGLTALSGVYFMFLIEHFLTLGKMYKDKKQKIQKKWDQNDKGDPEKQPALEENDLKPTEDVETNGAGAFGDHAGGLHAGAVAEEEQVMLAPQLAVVTPQGYARAAGAAGYTAEDCENKCHSHFHDTVGQADHMHHHHHDYHHILHHHHSQNHHPHSHSHSYSEQHFQQAGVAALAWMVIMGDGLHNFSDGLAIGAAFTEGLSSGLSTSVAVFCHELPHELGDFAVLLKAGMTVRQAILYNVLSAMMAYFGMVAGIVIGHYAENISMWIFALTAGLFMYVALVDMVPEMLHNDAGDHGFSHWGFFLLQNAGILLGFCIMLLIAIFEHKIQLDLGY is encoded by the exons ATGGATAAGGGGAAGCGCGGAGCCGTCCCGTCCCTGTTGCTCCTCTTTGCCCTCTGTTTCCCATGCTGTGACGGGGCCGGCGGGGCGGAGTGCAGCCCGGCCGCAGCGGAGGCAGCAAACACCGGAGTGGAGCTTCTGTCAGCTGTGGTCGACAcccagagagcagagaagagccaGCGGCAGCACCTAGAGGCTCTCTTCAACCG ATATGGGGAAAATGGCACCATCTCTCTTGCGGGCTTAAAGCGTCTCCTGCAAAGTGTTGGGTTAGATCGCATCAGGAGCGTCATGGTGCAACACCACGAGCAACCCGGCGAAGAAAGCACCGAcgaccaccatcaccaccaccatcaccaccaccaccaccaccaccatgacgacaacaacaacacacgtCACCAAAAACACACCCACGCCGAGCCCTCGGAGGCCAGAAAATTCCCAAAGACCCCCAAGGTCCCCAAGGAGCAGGACGGCACTTTAGGGAAGAAGGGGGAGAACTCGGACGGCCATCACAATCTCAAAAACAAGAAGACCACCGCGGCGGCGCAGGAGCTCGGCACCACCCCGACCTACTCCACCCGTCTGATGGTGAAGAGACACGACAGCGGTGCCGATGCCGGTCCGACGCGCCCGGAAGTCACGGGGGCGTCTGCTACTAGGCTGGCCGGCAAAGAGCTGGACACAGAGGGCCAAACCCAACCGCCTGCTCTCAGCCAGGAGGGTCATCACGACCACGACCACGACCACGACCACGACCACGACCATGACCACGATCACGAACACATTGATCAGGATCTTCACCACAACCGAAGCCAAGACCATCTCCTGGAAAACGCAGAG TGTCTGAACGCCTCCACCATCCTGTCCTCCCATGGGATGTCCCAGGAGGGGGCGCTGACCCTCGGTGACTTCAGCTACCTCTGCCCTGCCCTCCTCAACCAGATCGACGCCGGAGCCTGCCTGCTGCACGGAGACGCCCCCGAACACGGAGGGAGAG ATCATAAACATCATAAGCATGGTCAcggtcaccatggtaaccacgACCACTCGGACCACGACCACGGCGAACACTTCAGTGGAGAAAGCAGTAAAAACATCACAATAG cgtGGGTGGGGGGGTTCGTCTCCATCACGGTGATCAGCCTGCTGTCCCTGCTGGGCGTCGTCCTCATCCCGCTGATGAACAGAGTTTTCTTCAAGTTCCTGCTCAGCTTCCTGGTGGCGCTGGCCGTCGGCACGCTGAGCGGCGACGCCTTCCTGCACCTCATCCCCCAC TCTCAGGGaggccaccaccaccaccacgagGATTCTGGGATTGAGCCGGCGGGGCATCACTTCCacgaggagggagaggaaaaccTGGACGGCGTGTGGAAAGGCCTGACGGCTCTGAGTGGCGTCTACTTCATGTTTCTGATCGAACACTTCCTCACGCTGGGCAAGATGTACAAGGACAAGAAGCAAAAG ATCCAGAAGAAGTGGGATCAGAATGATAAAGGGGATCCGGAGAAGCAGCCCGCACTGGAAGAAAACGACCTCAAGCCAACCGAAG ACGTTGAGACCAACGGCGCCGGAGCGTTCGGCGACCACGCGGGCGGCCTGCACGCCGGCGCCGtggcggaggaggagcaggtgaTGCTGGCGCCCCAGCTGGCGGTCGTCACGCCGCAGGGCTACGCCCGGGCGGCCGGCGCCGCGGGCTACACCGCCGAGGACTGCGAGAACAAATGCCACTCCCACTTCCACGACACGGTGGGCCAGGCCGACCAcatgcaccaccaccaccacgactACCACCACATCCTGCACCACCACCACTCTCAGAACCACCACCCGCACAGCCACTCCCACTCCTACTCGGAGCAGCACTTCCAGCAGGCCGGGGTCGCCGCTCTGGCCTGGATGGTCATCATGGGAGACGGCCTGCACAACTTCAGCGACGGCCTGGCTATCG GAGCTGCTTTCACTGAGGGCCTGTCCAGCGGCCTCAGCACCTCTGTGGCTGTTTTCTGCCACGAACTGCCTCATGAGTTGG GTGACTTTGCGGTGCTGCTGAAGGCGGGCATGACGGTGCGTCAGGCCATTCTCTACAACGTGCTGTCGGCCATGATGGCGTACTTCGGCATGGTTGCTGGCATCGTCATCGGGCATTATGCAGAAAACATCTCCATGTGGATATTCGCGCTCACAGCAGGCCTCTTCATGTACGTGGCCCTGGTGGACATG GTACCAGAGATGTTGCACAACGACGCCGGGGACCACGGCTTCAGCCACTGGGGCTTCTTCCTGCTCCAGAACGCCGGCATACTGTTGGGCTTTTGCATTATGCTGCTAATAGCCATTTTTGAACACAAAATCCAGCTGGACCTGGGATATTGA
- the LOC139929932 gene encoding uncharacterized protein LOC139929932, whose amino-acid sequence MMNFISETFSGPKRLADAVKAKSKLLKPQAGPLPIYKVPLKEKRIYVEGCKHFVFGKDSPKCNRTIMVLGATGAGKSTLINGMINYVLGVTWEDSYRFKLVDEGQVRSQAESQTSEVTAYKINHQEGFKIEYSLTIVDTPGFGDTRGIARDKTITEQLRNLFSAKLGVSDIDAVCFVAQASLARLTPTQKYVFDSVLSIFGKDVAENIRILVTFADGQCPPVLEAINASEVPCPKTKKGLPVHFKFNNSALFAGNKSSAESDTGCDDDEDDGSFDQMFWDMGTKSMKNFFAALNVITPKSLTMTKQVLKEREQLENSVENLQKQVKLGLAKLEEIKETAQILQQHEAEISRNEKFEFEVTVKKPVQTDISQTGNYITNCQQCHMTCHYPCGIPNDADKNGCAAIGPDGNCTECQGKCHWTIHFNQKYCWEYKNVKEKRTVEELKNKFKTATEAKMSVQDLIAKLEGEYDRVQLKVVNLMEMSAKCLDRLKEIALKPNPLSTPEYIDLLIEGEKSEAKSGWKQRVQALIAMREKAETMAKVARGEKLL is encoded by the coding sequence ATGATGAATTTCATTTCAGAAACGTTCAGTGGTCCCAAACGGCTGGCTGATGCTGTTAAAGCAAAAAGCAAACTGCTAAAACCTCAGGCAGGACCCCTCCCAATTTACAAAGTTCCcctgaaagagaaaagaatttATGTAGAGGGGTGCAAGCATTTCGTTTTCGGGAAAGATTCCCCTAAATGTAATCGCACCATAATGGTTCTCGGAGCAACCGGGGCCGGCAAGTCAACTCTCATCAATGGGATGATCAATTACGTTCTCGGTGTCACATGGGAAGATTCGTATCGGTTCAAGTTAGTTGATGAGGGACAGGTGAGGTCCCAAGCTGAAAGCCAGACTTCTGAAGTCACTGCGTACAAAATCAACCACCAAGAGGGGTTTAAAATAGAGTATTCTCTGACCATTGTTGACACACCTGGTTTTGGGGACACAAGAGGAATAGCAAGAGACAAGACGATCACAGAGCAGCTGCGTAATCTTTTCTCGGCTAAACTCGGTGTCAGTGACATCGACGCTGTGTGTTTTGTAGCTCAGGCCTCTTTAGCACGACTCACACCAACACAGAAATATGTGTTTGACTCAGTGCTCTCAATCTTTGGCAAAGATGTGGCAGAGAACATCAGGATTCTGGTGACATTCGCAGACGGCCAGTGCCCACCAGTTCTCGAGGCAATCAATGCCTCTGAGGTCCCATGCCCTAAAACAAAGAAAGGTCTGCCAGTTCACTTCAAATTCAACAACTCAGCATTGTTTGCAGGCAACAAGTCATCTGCAGAAAGCGACACAggttgtgatgatgatgaagatgatggtaGCTTTGATCAAATGTTTTGGGACATGGGTACTAAAAGCATGAAGAACTTCTTTGCTGCTTTGAACGTCATAACCCCCAAAAGCTTGACAATGACAAAGCAGGTCCTCAAGGAACGAGAGCAGCTTGAAAATTCAGTTGAAAATTTGCAGAAGCAGGTTAAACTTGGGCTTGCTAAGCTTGAGGAGATAAAAGAGACAGCTCAAATTCTTCAGCAGCATGAGGCAGAGATCAGCAGAAATGAGAAGTTTGAGTTTGAAGTTACTGTCAAAAAGCCTGTTCAAACTGATATTTCCCAAACTGGAAACTATATCACCAACTGTCAGCAATGTCACATGACCTGTCACTATCCCTGTGGCATACCAAATGATGCAGATAAGAATGGCTGCGCTGCAATTGGACCAGATGGGAACTGCACTGAGTGCCAAGGCAAATGTCACTggacaatacattttaatcaGAAGTACTGTTGGGAATATAAGAATGTTAAAGAAAAACGAACAGTGGAAGAGCTGAAAAACAAGTTTAAAACAGCCACAGAGGCCAAGATGTCCGTTCAGGACTTGATTGCAAAGCTGGAGGGTGAATATGATCGTGTGCAGCTTAAGGTGGTGAACCTGATGGAGATGTCAGCCAAGTGTTTAGACAGACTCAAAGAGATAGCACTGAAGCCAAATCCGCTCTCCACTCCAGAGTACATTGACTTGCTCATTGAGGGAGAGAAATCTGAGGCCAAGTCGGGCTGGAAGCAGCGTGTTCAGGCCCTGATAGCCATGAGAGAAAAAGCAGAGACCATGGCTAAAGTAGCCAGAGGAGAAAAACTCCTCTAA